In Arvicola amphibius chromosome 1, mArvAmp1.2, whole genome shotgun sequence, one DNA window encodes the following:
- the Sh2d3a gene encoding SH2 domain-containing protein 3A, which produces MPSAKSSMQAPQDTDNLTCQPWYHGQLSRQEAETLLLQDGDFLVRASESRGSHPVISCRWRGRILHFEVFRAVLRPRPGRPQALFQLEDERFASLSALVHSYMTSRRPLSQATGAVASRPVRRQRPLTRSFSEDLLVFTDSPAAPRPLRPRKWSSSQPAGLDHSGGEKRDDAAALSSLVPGAPPAFGSALHRTGSEPMLLRAQPHLGTMADSLTVSDGQLHAKAPSVPLRMPSLASGHPPTYCELLPRVPSAQRTTPRLSCPEPAVWWWEAEEEEEEDRCFIRPQAEVSFCIPGHPSGLLGPQNRPLDPTVLCTLRSLLVAHHPESTALHLLLVDCQAIGLLGVTKSQKSAMGVASGLELLTLPHGHRLRLEVLERIETLALAGALAVLGCSGPLEEHAVALKGLVDLALALRPGATGDLLGLAGVMGALLMPQVSRLESTWRHLRRNHTEAALVFEQELKPLMRALDESTGPCSPGEVALPHMAPVVRLLEGEETSGPLDESCDRLLRTLLGARQVARDAPLFRRAAAQRLQGFRPNPELREALTTGFLRRLLWGSKGAQATRANRLEKFHHVLSILSQQLEPEG; this is translated from the exons ATGCCCTCCGCCAAGAGCTCCATGCAGGCACCACAGGATACAGACAACCTTACCTGCCAGCCCTGGTACCATGGTCAGCTGTCTCGACAG GAAGCTGAAACCCTCCTACTACAAGATGGCGACTTCCTCGTTCGTGCCTCGGAGTCCCGAGGGAGCCACCCTGTGATCTCCTGCCGTTGGCGAGGCAGGATCCTACATTTTGAGGTGTTCCGAGCGGTGCTGCGGCCCAGGCCTGGTCGCCCGCAGGCCCTCTTTCAGCTAGAAGATGAAAGGTTTGCCAGTCTGTCTGCCCTGGTCCACAGTTACATGACCAGCAGGCGACCGCTGTCCCAGGCCACGGGAGCTGTGGCCTCCAGGCCTGTGAGACGTCAGAGGCCGCTGACTCGCAGCTTCAGTGAGGACTTGCTCGTGTTCACCGACAGCCCGGCTGCCCCCAGGCCTCTCAG GCCTAGGAAGTGGAGTTCCAGCCAGCCTGCAGGGTTGGACCATTCAGGAGGGGAAAAACGTGATGATGCAGCAG CCCTATCTTCCCTTGTCCCAGGAGCACCCCCTGCTTTCGGATCTGCCCTGCACCGGACAGGCAGTGAACCCATGTTGCTGAGGGCCCAGCCTCACCTGGGAACTATGGCGGACAGTCTCACAGTCTCTGACGGACAGCTTCACGCAAAGGCTCCCTCCGTGCCGCTCCGGATGCCCTCCTTGGCCTCCGGACATCCCCCAACATACTGTGAACTTCTCCCCCGAGTGCCCAGTGCTCAGAGAACAACTCCCAGACTGAGCTGTCCAGAGCCAGCGGTCTGGTGgtgggaagctgaggaagaagaggaagaagacagatgcTTCATAAGACCACAAGCTGAGGTCTCATTTTGCATCCCTGGCCACCCCTCCGGCCTGCTGGGTCCCCAGAACCGGCCCTTGGACCCTACAGTTCTGTGCACTCTCCGAAGCTTGCTGGTGGCACACCATCCTGAGAGTACTGCTCTGCACCTGCTGTTGGTGGACTGCCAG GCTATAGGCCTGCTGGGGGTGACCAAGAGTCAGAAGAGTGCCATGGGCGTCGCCTCTGGTCTAGAACTACTCACACTTCCTCACGGTCACCGCCTGAGGTTGGAGGTGCTAGAGAG GATTGAGACCCTGGCACTAGCTGgggccctggctgtgctgggttGCTCGGGGCCCCTGGAGGAGCACGCAGTCGCTCTGAAAGGCCTGGTGGATCTAGCATTGGCGCTGAGGCCAGGAGCGACAGGGGACCTGCTGGGACTGGCTGGGGTCATGGGCGCCCTGCTCATGCCCCAG GTATCCAGGTTAGAGAGCACTTGGCGCCATCTACGAAGGAACCACACGGAGGCCGCTCTGGTCTTTGAACAAGAGCTAAAGCCTCTGATGCGGGCTCTGGATGAAAGTACAG GACCCTGCAGCCCAGGAGAGGTGGCCCTGCCACACATGGCACCAGTAGTACGCCTGCTGGAGGGCGAGGAGACCTCTGGGCCGCTGGACGAGTCCTGTGATCGGCTGTTGCGCACTCTGCTTGGGGCGCGACAGGTGGCCCGTGATGCACCTCTGTTCCGCAGGGCGGCAGCCCAGCGCCTGCAAG GATTCAGGCCTAACCCAGAACTCCGGGAGGCGCTGACCACTGGTTTCCTGCGCCGCTTACTCTGGGGGAGCAAGGGTGCCCAGGCCACCAGAGCCAACCGCCTGGAGAAGTTCCATCATGTCCTCAGCATCCTGTCCCAACAACTAGAGCCTGAGGGCTGA